One Neoarius graeffei isolate fNeoGra1 chromosome 19, fNeoGra1.pri, whole genome shotgun sequence genomic region harbors:
- the ackr4b gene encoding atypical chemokine receptor 4b: MSFHSDYEFHENYYDHYNDSSNYSYYDEDFEDYHTVCDKSDVRSFAGLFLPVVYSLALVVGLAGNSMVVFIYLFHKCLRTLTDVLILNLAFADLLLLFTLPFWAAGAMNGWEIGVVACKITAALYTINFSCSMFLLAFISVDRYRALAQGSSTYTRSPEKPRRQRLIPCLLVWTAAFMFGLPDFFFTTVKQHSSGHKSCRAVYPHSMAQAAKASLEFLEVSLNFLLPFLVMMFCYYQVGKTLSQTATTGMREVQRWKAFRVLIAVVGVFLLTQLPYNIVKLIRTIDIIYSLVTSCEVSKGLDQATQVTESLALTHCCLNPILYVFIGSSFKVHVLKIAKRYGQTGRLCHQESRQPPRVEITLKTQAHTNSNAYSESDEEQTSTFTI; the protein is encoded by the coding sequence ATGAGCTTCCATTCAGACTATGAATTTCATGAGAATTACTATGACCATTATAATGACAGTTCAAACTACAGCTACTATGATGAGGACTTTGAAGATTACCATACGGTGTGCGACAAATCGGATGTTCGCTCCTTTGCTGGTCTATTCCTCCCAGTGGTCTACAGCCTAGCACTTGTGGTAGGCCTGGCTGGAAACTCCATGGTTGTATTCATCTACCTATTCCACAAATGCCTACGGACATTAACAGATGTCCTCATCCTTAACCTGGCCTTTGCagacctcctcctcctcttcacccTACCATTTTGGGCAGCAGGTGCTATGAACGGCTGGGAGATTGGTGTGGTGGCCTGCAAGATAACCGCAGCCCTCTACACCATCAACTTCAGTTGTAGTATGTTTCTACTAGCCTTCATTAGTGTGGATCGTTACAGAGCGCTTGCCCAGGGCTCCAGCACGTATACCAGGTCACCTGAAAAACCAAGGAGACAGAGGCTGATACCTTGCCTCttggtctggactgcagcctttATGTTTGGCTTGCCAGATTTTTTCTTCACCACCGTCAAGCAGCACTCCTCTGGCCACAAATCTTGCAGGGCAGTGTACCCACATAGTATGGCACAAGCTGCAAAAGCTAGCTTGGAGTTTCTAGAGGTGTCACTGAACTTCCTGCTACCTTTCCTGGTGATGATGTTCTGTTATTACCAGGTGGGAAAAACCCTGAGTCAGACAGCAACAACAGGAATGAGAGAAGTACAGAGGTGGAAAGCCTTCCGGGTCCTGATTGCTGTCGTGGGGGTGTTTCTGCTGACCCAGCTGCCATATAACATAGTTAAGCTTATACGAACCATAGATATCATCTATTCTTTGGTGACAAGCTGTGAGGTCAGTAAAGGACTGGATCAAGCCACTCAAGTCACAGAGAGCTTGGCACTCACACACTGTTGCCTAAACCCAATTCTATATGTCTTCATTGGCTCATCCTTCAAGGTGCACGTGCTAAAGATTGCTAAACGCTATGGACAGACGGGGAGGCTCTGTCATCAAGAGAGCAGGCAGCCTCCTAGAGTGGAGATCACGCTAAAAACACAGGCCCACACAAACAGCAATGCATACTCAGAATCAGACGAGGAACAAACAAGTACATTTACCATCTAG